A window of Kineococcus sp. NBC_00420 genomic DNA:
GAGTCCACCCGCGCGATGATGCTGAACTCCGGGCCGCACGGTCTCAGCGAGATGCTGTACGCCTTCGCCTCGACGGCGAACAACAACGGCAGTGCCTTCGCCGGGGTCAGCGTCAACACGCCGTTCTACAACGTCGCCCTCGGACTGTGCATGTACGTCGGCCGGTTCCTCCCGATGCTGCTGGTCATCGCCCTCGCCGGCACCTTCGCCCGGCAGCGACCCGCCAGCGTCACCGCCGGGACCCTGCCCACCCAGACCGTCACGTTCGCCGGCATGCACGCGGCCGTCGTGGTCGTCGTCACCGGTCTCACCTTCTTCCCCGCCCTCGCCCTCGGACCCCTCGCAGAGGCACTCGCATGAGCACCCCGACCCTCCCCGACACCACGAACCCCGCCGCGGCGGGAAACCCCGCGAGCGCGGGACCGCACCGGATCGCGAGCGGTGCCTTCAGCCCGCGCCAGCTCGTGAGTTCCCTCCCGGACGCGTTCCGGAAGCTCGACCCGCGCCACCTCGTGCGGACGCCGGTCATGTTCGTCGTCGCCATCGGTGCCGCGCTCTCCACCGTGCTGGCGATCACCGACCCGTCGGTCTTCGCCTGGGTCATCGTCGCCTGGCTGTGGATCACGGTCCTCTTCGCCAACCTCGCCGAGGCCGTCGCCGAAGGTCGCGGCCGCGCCCAGGCGGCGTCCCTGCGCAAAGTCAGTTCGGACACCACCGCGCGTCGGCTGGTGGACCCCACCGGGTTCCACGGCGACGAGGTCAACGTCCCCTCCAGCCAGTTGCGGGTCGGTGACCTCGTGGTCGTCGAAGCGGGCCAGACCGTCCCCGGTGACGGCGACGTCGTCGACGGGGTCGCCAGCGTCGACGAGTCGGCCATCACGGGCGAGTCCGCTCCGGTCATCCGCGAGTCCGGCGGCGACCGCAGCGCCGTCACCGGTGGGACGACGGTCCTCTCGGACCGGATCGTGGTGCGGATCACCGCGAAACCCGGGGAGAGCTTCGTCGACCGGATGATCGCTCTCGTCGAGGGTTCCTCGCGTCAGCGCACGCCCAACGAGATCGCCCTGAACATCCTGCTGGCGAGCCTCACCCTGGTGTTCCTGCTCGCCGTGGTCACGTTGCAGCCCATGGCCATCTACTCCGGACGCCCGCAGTCCCTCATCGTGCTGGTGGCCCTGCTGGTCTGCCTCATCCCGACCACGATCGGGGCGCTGCTCTCCGCGATCGGGATCGCCGGTATGGACCGGTTGGTGCAGCGCAACGTCCTGGCCATGTCCGGGCGGGCCGTCGAGGCCGCCGGGGACGTCGGGACGCTGCTCCTCGACAAGACCGGCACCATCACCCTCGGGAACCGGCAGGCCCACGAACTCGTCGCCGCGCCGGGGATCGACATCACGGAACTCGCCGACGCCGCCCAGTTGTCCAGCCTCGCCGACGCGACTCCCGAGGGCCGTTCCGTCGTCGTCCTGGTCAAGGAGCGCTACGGCCTGCGGGGCCGGGCGGACGGGGAACTGCCCGGGGCGACCTTCGTCCCGTTCACCGCCCAGACCCGCATGTCCGGGGTCGACCTCGTCACCGACGAGGGTGAACGCCAGGTCCGCAAGGGCGCAGCCGCGGCCGCGACCCGCTGGGTCCGCGAACTCGGCGGTGACGTCGCCCGTGAGGTCGACCAGGCCGTCGAGGACATCTCCACCGCCGGCGGAACCCCGCTCGTCGTCGCCGAGAACCGCGACGGCCGGGCCCGCGTCCTCGGGGTCATCCACCTCAAGGACGTCGTCAAGGAAGGCATGCGCGAACGCTTCGAGCAGCTGCGCGCCATGGGCATCCGGACCGTCATGGTGACCGGGGACAACGCCCGCACGGCGCAGGCCATCGCCCTCGAGGCCGGCGTCGACGACGTCCTGGCCGAGGCCACCCCGGAGGACAAGCTGGAACTCATCCGCCGGGAGCAGTCCGGTGGGCGGCTCGTCGCGATGATGGGTGACGGCACGAACGACGCACCGGCGCTGGCCCAGGCCGACGTCGGGGTGGCGATGAACACCGGTACCTCCGCCGCGAAGGAGGCCGGGAACATGGTCGACCTGGACTCGAACCCGACGAAGCTCATCGAGATCGTCGAGATCGGCAAGCAGCTGCTCATCACCCGCGGCGCGCTGACCACGTTCTCCATCGCCAACGACATCGCCAAGTACTTCGCCATCATCCCGGCGATGTTCGTCACGACGTTCCCGCAGCTCGACGCGCTGAACATCATGCGGCTCTCGACCCCGGAGTCGGCCATCGTCTCCGCCGTCGTGTTCAACGCCCTCGTCATCGTCGCGCTCATCCCGTTGGCCCTGCGCGGGGTGCGTTACCGGCCCTCCAGCGCGGCGGCCCTGCTGCGTCGCAACCTGCTGGTCTACGGCCTCGGCGGGATCGTCGTCCCGTTCATCGGCATCAAGCTCCTCGACCTCGTCATCTCCACCATCCCCGGGATCGGCTGATCACCATGTCCACCACCACGCTGCGCCCCTCGGCCTCCATCTCGAACCTGCTGCGCCAGTCCCGCACCGGTCTGGTCCTCCTCGTGGGCGCCACCCTCCTGCTCGGCGTGATCTACCCGCTCGCCGTCTACGGCGTGGGCCGATTCGTCCCCGGCCGCGCCGACGGCCAGGTCGTCAGCGTCGGCGGGACCCCGGTCGGCTCGGCGATCATCGGCCAGACCTTCGACGGCGACGAGTGGTTCGCCTCCCGTCCCTCCGCCGCCGGCGACGGGTACGACCCGCTGGCCTCCTCGGCCTCGAACCTCGGCCCCGAGTCCACCGACCTGGCGAAGCTCGTCGAGGAACGCCGGGCGGCCGTCGCCGCCGCCGACGGGATCGCCCCGGCCGACGTCGCCCCGGACGCCCTCACCGCCTCCGGCAGCGGTCTCGACCCCGACATCTCCCCCGAGTACGCGCAGCAGCAGATCGCCCGCGTCGCCGCCGCCCGCGGCCTCACCGACCAGGCCGTCGCCACCCTGGTCGCCGAGCACACCCAGGACCGGGCGCTGGGTTTCCTCGGTGAACCCCACGTCAACGTGCTCGAGCTCAACCTCGCCCTGAAGCGCCTGGCACAGGGCTGAGTCGGCCGGTGCTGAGGGAGCGGTACGCGAACGAGCGCCGGGGACGGTTGCGGGTGTTCCTCGGGGCGGCGCCCGGGGTCGGCAAGACGTTCACGATGCTGGACGAGGCCCGTCGACGCTGCGAACGCGGGGTGGACGTCGTGGTCGCGGTGGTCGAGACCCACGGCCGTCCGCAGACCGCCGCGGCCCTGGGTTCCCTCGAGGTGCTCCCCCGCCGCAGCGTCGAACACCGCGGTGTCGCCGTGCAGGAGATGGACCTCGACGCCGTCCTGGCCCGCCAGCCCGAGGTGGCCGTCGTCGACGAACTCGCCCACACCAACGCTCCCGGTTCCCGCCACGAGAAGCGCTGGCAGGACGTCCAGGAACTCCTGGCCGCCGGGATCGACGTCGTCTCCACGGTCAACATCCAGCACCTCGAATCCCTCAACGACGTCGTCGAGTCCATCACCGGCGTGGTGCAGCGGGAAACCCTGCCCGACGAGGTGCTGCGCCGCGCCGAGCAGGTACAACTCGTCGACATGACGCCTGAGGCGCTGCAGCGCAGGCTCTCCCACGGTAACGTCTACGCCGAGGAGAAGGTCGACGCGGCGCTGTCGAACTACTTCCGCATCGGCAACCTGACGGCCCTGCGCGAACTCGCCCTGCTCTGGCTGGCCGACCGCGTCGACGAAGGGCTGGAGCGGTACCGCGCCCAGCAGGGCATCTCGACGAGCTGGCCGACCCGCGAGCGGGTCGTCGTCGCCCTCACCGGCGGCGCGGAGGGCGAGACGCTGGTCCGCCGCGCCGCCCGCATCGCCGGCCGGGGGGCCGGGGGGGAACTGCACGCCGTCCACGTCGCCAGCGGCGACGGTCTCGTCCGCACCTCCCCCGCCCGCCTCGCCGCCCAGCGGACGCTGGTCGAGAACCTCGGCGGCACCTACCACCAGGTCGTCGGGGACGACGTCGCCGAATCCGTCCTCGGGTTCGCGAAGGGTCTGAACGCCGCGCAGATCGTGGTCGGCGCGAGCCGGCACGGGGGCCTGTCCTCGTTGTTCCGCTCCGGGGTCGGCGATGCCGTCGTCCGCGGTTCCGGTGCCATCGACGTCCTCGTCGTCACCCACGACCAGCAGGGTCAGGCGTTGCGGCTACCCGCCCCGGCCCGTGCGGCCCTCTCCCGCAACCGTCGGATGCTGGGGTGGGTGCTGGCCCTCGTCGGCCCGGCGCTGGTCACGCTGCTGCTGGTGGCCGTCCCGCAGCAGGAACTCGCCACCGACCTCATGGCCTTCCTCGTCGTCGTCGTGGTCTCCGCCCTCGCCGGCGGGGTCTGGCCGGCGCTGGCCTCGGCGTTCCTCGGGAGCCTGGCGGTGAACTGGTTCTTCACCCCACCCGTGCACCAGCTGACCATCGCCCAGCCCGCGAACGCCGTCGCCCTCGCCGTCTTCCTGCTCGTAGCCGTCGCGGTCTCGAACACCGTCGACCGCGCCGCCCGACGCACGGTCGAGGCCACCCGCAGTCGCGCCGAGACGGAGGCGTTGTCGGTGCTGACCCGCACGGCGCTCGTCGCCACCCACCCCCTCGACGAGGCGATGGAGCACACCCGTCGCACCTTCGCGGTCGACTCCGTCACCCTCCTCGAACGCGACGACGCCGCGGCGCCCTGGCGCATCACCACCACCGCCGGGGCCCCGGTCTGCACGACCCCCGCCGAGGGGGACGCCGAGGTCGTCGTCGAGGACACGTTCTCCCTGGCCTTGCGCGGACGCCTCCTCAGCGCCGACGACCGACGCGTCCTGGAGGCCTTCGCCGCCCAGATCGCCGCGCTGCGCCAACGGCAGCGGTTGCGCGCCGAGGCCGCCCAGGTCCGCCGGCTGGAAGAGGGCGACGCCGTCCGCGGTGCGCTGCTGACCGCCGTCTCCCACGACCTGCGCACCCCGCTGGCGACGCTGAAGGCGTCCGTGGACAGCCTGCGAGCCGTCGACATCCAGCTCGGCGAGGCCGACCGTGCGGAGCTGCTCGCCGGGGTCGCCGACTCCGCCGACCGGCTGCAGGCGCTCATCGACGACCTGCTCGACCTCACCCGCGTGCGGAGCGGGATCGTCGAACCGCACATGCTCGTGGTCTCCCTGCACGACGTCCTCGAACTCGTCGTCGCCGAGGTCGGTCCGGGTGTCGACCGCGTCACCGTCCCCGAGGACCTGCCCCTCGTCTCCACCGATCCCGGCCTCCTGCAGCGGGTCGTCACGAACCTGGTGCAGAACGCGCTGCGCCACGGGAGGGCCGCGGGGGACCGCCCGGGGAGCGGGGTCGAGATCCACGTCCAGGAGAGCGTCGAGAACTCCGACCGGAGGGTTCGCCTGCTCGTGGTCGACCACGGACCCGGTCTGCCCGCGGCGGCGAAGGAACAGGCCTTCACCCCCTTCCAGCGTCTGGGTGACCGTTCCGGCGCGGGCCTCGGCCTGGGTCTCGCCGTCGCCCGCGGCCTGGCCGAGGCCGTCGGCGGTCGCCTCCTGGCCGAGGACACCCCCGGAGGGGGGCTGACCATGGTGCTCGACCTCCCTCTCGCCGGGAACGCCCACGAACTGGCCGAGACCGGGTCGCGCTCGGACACCGGATCCCCGGTCGGCACGGTGTGAGCCGCGTCCTCGTCGTGGAGGACGAACCCGGGCTGCGGCGGACCCTCGACATCCACCTCAGCGCCCGCGGCTGGGACGTCTCGACCGCCGCCGACGGCCGGACCGCGCTGACCCTGGCCGAGCGGGAGCCGGACGTCGTCCTCCTGGACCTCGGGCTGCCCGACATGGACGGCCTCGAGGTGCTGAGCCGGCTGCGGGAACGCGGCAGGACACCCGTCGTGGTGCTCACGGCCCGCACGTCGACCGCGGACACCGTCGCCGCCCTCGACGCCGGCGCCGACGACTACGTCACCAAGCCGTTCAGCTTCGAGGTGCTCATCGCCCGGTTGCGGGCCGCCACGCGGCGGGACGCGAGGCCGGTCCGGCAGCACACCCTGTTCGAGGCCGGGGCCCTGCGCATCGACCTCGACGCACCGTCGGTCACCCGGCACGGGGCGACGGTGAAGCTCACGCCCATCGAGTGGCGGCTGCTGCGGGTCCTGCTCGGGCAGGCCGGCCGGCTGGTCGGTCAGCAACGCCTGCTGAGCGAGGTGTGGGGACCGACCTACGGCCACCAGACGAACTACCTGCGGGTCTACCTCGCGCAGATGAGGCGCAAGCTCGAGGACGATCCCGCGCGTCCGCGCCACCTCATCACCGAGCCCGGGATGGGGTACCGGTTCGACCCGTGACCCGATCGCCGCCGGGTCGCGCGCCCGTCGGAAACACCGACGAAACCCGGGTAGGAGAGGGTGGGGCATGACGACGAGACGTGTGCACATCGGGTGCGAGTTCGTTCACTCTGCGCAGTGGAGTGTCCCGGCCATCGCCCAGGTCACACCTCGACGTGACGAAGACGTCGCCATCAGTGACGAGCAGTGGGTGACCGAGCCCGGTATGGAGCGCCGGACGTACACCGACGTCTACGGCAACGAGTGCGTGCGCTTCACGCTCCCGGCCGGCCGTTCGGTCCTGCGCTACGACGCCGTCGCCGAGGTCGCGGACGCGCCCGAGGACGCCGACGAGGACGCACCCGAGATCGCCCCGACCGACCTGCCGGACGAGGTGCTGCTCTACACCCTGCCCAGTCGCTACGTCGTCCCGGACGTCCTGGCCGACGAGGCGTGGACCCTGTTCGCCGAGACCCCGCGCGGCTACCGACGGGTCCAGGCCATCTGCGACCACGTCAACAAGCACCTGCAGTTCCAGTACGGCAGCAGCACCGCCCTCTCCACGGCGGCCGACGTCAACGCCAGCGGCTACGGCGTCTGCCGCGACTTCACCCACCTGGCCATCACCTTCTGCCGGGCCCTGAACATCCCCGCCCGCTACGTCTTCGGCTACCTGCCCGAGATCGACATCGAGCCGACCGACGCCCCCAGTGACTTCGCGGCCTGGATGGAGGTCTGGCTGGGCGATCGCTGGTGGACGTTCGACCCCCGCAACAACACCCGGATGAAGGGCCGTGTTCTGATCGGACGGGGCCGCGACGCGTCCGACGTCGCCATGTTGACGACGTTCGGGGCACCGTTGCTGGAGTCGATGGTCGTTCACGCCGAGGAGATCTCATGACGTTGACAGCCGGAGTGACCACCCGGCCGGGCCTCCTCGACCACCGCGCCCTCGACCTCGAGGGGGCAGCGCGGGTCACGTACCGCCTGGAGCAGACGTTCCGCTACGACTACACCGAGCCCGTCACGTCGGTGCGCCAGCGCCTCGTCATCGTCCCGCCGGCCCGCCACGGCGACGCGACGCTGGTCCACCACTCCCTCGACGTGCTGGGCGCGGTCTCGCGCAAGACCATCCGCCACCACGGCGGCAGCAGCGACAGCAGCAGCGTGGTGCGGGTCAGCGCCGACCGGGTCGAGGAGTTCATCGAGTTCCGGCTCACGGCCCACGTCGAGCGCGCCGGCGACCGCCGCCTGGCGGAACTGCCGTCGAAGGCGCTGCGCGACGCCCGCTGGCGGCAGCTGACCCGCCTCACGACCCCCGACGCCGCGCTGCGCGACTGGGCCGCGGAGCTCCACCGCGACGGCGAGCGCCCCGAGGACACGGCGCAGCGGATCTGCTCGGCCGTGCACGCCCGGATGACCTACGAGTTCGGGATCACCGGGACCTCGACGACCGCCGCGCAGGCCCTCGCCGGTGGCCGGGGTGTCTGCCAGGACTACGCGCACATCGCCCTGGCGCTCTGCCACGAGCTGGGTCTGCCCGCCCGCTACGTCTCGGGCCACCTGCTGGGCCAGGGCGGGACGCACGCCTGGTTCGAGGTGCTCGTCGACGCCGGGGACCGCGTCGTCGCGATCCCGTTCGACCCCTGCAACGACCGCCGCGCCGGTCGGGGGTACCTGACCATCGCGACCGGCCGCGACTACGCCGACGTCGCCCCCACCGCGGGGACCTACGAGGGGCCCCTGTCCGGGCAGTTGAGCTCCACCCGCCGGCTCGGGGTCGTCTCGCTCGCCTGATCCGTCGCGGCGGTCCGCGTCAGTGCGCCTTCTTGCGGTGCACCGTGACGGACAGGACGAGCACGATCACCGCACCCACGACGAGCCCGATCACCGCGCTGGAGAACGTGTTCACCAACCAGCCGACGACACCGCCGAGGGCGCCGGTCGCGTCGTGCGCGGCCTCCTCGAGGTGGTGCACGAAGGAGTAGACGGGGTGCCAGCCGAGTTCGTCGGTCCCGACGAGCAGGATGTGCCCGCCGACCCACAGCATGGCGGCCGTGCCGACGACGGTGAGGAACGTCAGCAGCTTCGGCATCGCCGCGATCAGGCCGCGACCGAACCGGGCGGTGCCGGCGCCGTCGCGACGCGCGAGGTTCAGGCCGACGTCGTCCATCTTCACGATCAGCCCGACCGCCCCGTAGACGAGCAGGGTGATGAGCACGCCGACGATGATCAGGATGACCAGGCGCGCGAAGAACGGCTGGTCGGCCACCTCGTTGAGCGAGATCACCATGATCTCCGCGGACAGGATGAGGTCGGTGCGGATGGCGCCCGCGACGACGGTCTTCTCGTCCTTGGGTCCCTCGTCCGCGCCGTGGCCGTGACCGCTGACCTTGGCCCAGACCTTCTCCGCGCCCTCGAAGCTGAGGTAGGCGCCCCCGAGCATGAGGATCGGGGTGAGCAGGAAGTCCGCGAACTGACTCAGCAGCAGGATCACCGGCAGGATGATCAGCAGCTTGTTGCGCAGCGACCCGATGGCGATCCGCTTGATGATCGGCAGTTCACGGTCGGGGGTGAGACCCCGGACGTACTGGGGGGTGACGGCGGCGTCGTCGACGACGACCCCGGCCGCCTTCGCGCCGGCCTTGGCGGCTGCGGCGCCGATGTCGTCCATCGAGGCGGCCGCCGCCCGGGCGATGAGCGCCACGTCGTCCAGCAGGGCCACGAGTCCACCGCTCACGCGCGGGATCCTTCCGTCGTCGACGCCCCGGACGTGCGTCCAGGACGCTCCCAGGTTGTCACGAGAGCGCGGGACGCCCCACCCGCAGGAGACCGGCGACGTCAGCGGGGGATGTGCAGGTCGTACTGGGCGACCTTCCGGTAGATCGTCGCGCGGCTCATCCCGAGTTCCTCGGCGGCCTGCTTCACGCTCATCCCGGGCGTGGTGAGGCAGCGCACGATCTCCTCGCGTTCGACGGTCTCCAGCCGGCTCAGCCGGTGCGAGGACCCGCTGAACACCTCGGCGGGGAGGTGCCGCACGTCGATCGTGTCCGCCTGCAGCGCGGCGCGCCTGACCACGGTGTGCAGCTGGTCGACGTTGCCCGGCCAGGAGCAGCTCTCCAGGGCCCGAGCCGCCGCGGGGGTGATCTCGAGGTCGCGGCCGCGGGTGTGCCGGACGACGTGCGCGGCGAGCGGGAGGACGTCGGAGGGTCGTTCGCGCAGCGGCGGGACGGCCACGACGGCGTCGACGAGCACGGCGAGCGGAGCGGGGACCTCCGCGAGGTCCTCGGCGGTGAGGACGACGGGGAGGTCCGGTCGCAGCGTGCGGGCGGCGGCGATGAGGGCGCGCAGTTCCTCCGCCACCCGGGCCGGGAGGTGGTCGACCTCGCACACGACGACGGCGGTGTCGGCCTTGCCGAGTTCCGGTGACCACAGCGCCAGCCACCGTTCGAGGTCCTGCGGGGCGGGTGGGCTCGCCGACAGGATCCGGTCGCGCGGGCGGACCCGGCGCACCGCCTGGGCGAGCAGGGTCGAGCGACCGGCACCGCGTTCCCCGACCGCCACGACGACCCGTCCCTCGCGCACGGAGCGTTCGCACTGCACCAACGCCTCGCGCCAGGCCCGGGAGAGGCCCTCGACCGTCCCGCTGCCCGGCTCGAGGGTTCCGTGCTGCACGTGGAACACCTCCCCGCGCGGGGCGGGACGCGGGGTGCGGCCGCGCGAACGCGCCAGCATGAGGGCCGACGTCGCGCCGGCCGCGGACTGCGCGAGGGCGAGCAGCAGCTTCCCGGGCTGCTCGGCCCAGGTGGTGATGTTGACGCTGCCCTCGAGCCGGCCGCTCAGCGGGTCGAGCACGGGGACGGCGGCGCAGGTGTAGCCGACGAGGCTGGCGCTGTAGTGCTGGTCGGCGCGGACGACGGTCGGCAACCGGTCGGCGAGCGCGAGTCCGAGCCCGCTGGTCCCGGCCTCGCGCTCGGAGAACGCGAACCCCGGGGCGAGGTGCACGGCGTCCAGGCTGCGCAGCAGCGAGGTGTCGCCCGAGAGCCGGTTGAGCACGAGGCCGTCGGCGTCGGTGAGCATGAGGCTGACGGGTTCGTCGACGAGCGTGCGGTGCAGCTCGGTCAGCACCTCGCGGCCGCACTCGTAGAACAGCGACTCCCGTTCCCACGTCCCGGAGAAGACCGGTTCGACGTCCCCGGTGCGCACGCCGTAGTCCTCGCTGCGACGCCAGGACGCAGCCAGCCGGTCGTCGACCCGGACCCCGCCGCGCACCGGGCGCGGGTCGGCGCGTCCGGTCCTCTGCCGTCGAGCCTCGTCGCTCACGCCCACCTCCCTCGTGGTGGGCCCACCGTACGACCTCGGCACCCGCCCGCACGAGGGTCGCCGTCTCAAAGTGAGACACCGGAACCACCGCAGCGACCCCCGGCGTCCCTACGGTCGTGCCCACGCACCGCCCCGTCACCGGAGATGGAGAGCAGCATGTACACCAAGGACGGCGAGAAGTACTTCATCCTCGACGCGCACGTCGCGCTGTGGGACGCCCGCCCCGAGAACCAGCGCAACGTCCACGGCAAGCAGTTCATCGACTGCTTCTACGACTACCACCGCAACCTCAGCCCGGCCTCGGAGCTGTGGCCCTACGAGGAGTACCTGTACCAGGGCGGTGACCGCCTGATGCACGACCTCTTCGACGTCGGCTACGTCGACCACGCGATCTTCCAGCCGGCCCGGCTCGGGGAGTTCTACCGGAAGGGTTTCGGTCAGACCGAGGAGGCGCTCGCGATCACCCGGGCCAACCCGGACAAGCTGACCTACAACCACTACTTCGACCCGCGCGACGGTGAACGCGGCCTCGACCAGCTGCGCCAGGACGCGGAGGAGATGCACCTGAAGGGCGTCAAGCTCTACACCGCCGACTGGCACGGCGACTCCCGCGGGTACAAGCTCTCCGACCCGTGGACGTACCGCTACCTCGAGGTCTGCCGCGAACTGGGGATCAAGAACATCCACGTCCACAAGGGCCCGACGATCCGCCCCCTGGACCGCGACGCGTTCGACGTCGCCGACGTCGACCACGCCGCGACGGACTTCACCGACCTGAACTTCATAGTCGAGCACTGCGGGCTGCCGCGCCTCGAGGACTTCTGCTGGATCGCGACCCAGGAACCCAACGTCTACGCGGGACTGGCGGTGGCGATCCCGTTCATGCACACCCGGCCGCGCTACTTCGCGCAGATCATCGGGGAGCTCCTCTACTGGCTCGACGAGAACCGGATCTTCTTCTCCAGCGACTACGCGCTGTGGACACCGAAGTGGCTGGTCGAGACGTTCGTGGACTTCCAGATCCCCGAGGACATGTCGGAGTACGCGCCGCTGACCACGGACCAGAAGAAGAAGATCCTCGGTCTGAACGCCGCCGCCGTCTACGGCATCGACGTCCCGGCCGAACTGCAGGTCGCGAACCCGCCGGCGATGGCGGAGCCGCAGGCCGTGGCGGTGGCCTGATGACGCTCACCACCCTCGACCGGCGGCAGGAGGTCACCGACGCGCTGTCGGTCGTCCTGGACCCGGAACTCGACGAACCCATCACCGACCTGGGTTTCGTCCGCGCCGTCGACGTCGACGGCGCGTCGGTGAG
This region includes:
- a CDS encoding amidohydrolase family protein produces the protein MYTKDGEKYFILDAHVALWDARPENQRNVHGKQFIDCFYDYHRNLSPASELWPYEEYLYQGGDRLMHDLFDVGYVDHAIFQPARLGEFYRKGFGQTEEALAITRANPDKLTYNHYFDPRDGERGLDQLRQDAEEMHLKGVKLYTADWHGDSRGYKLSDPWTYRYLEVCRELGIKNIHVHKGPTIRPLDRDAFDVADVDHAATDFTDLNFIVEHCGLPRLEDFCWIATQEPNVYAGLAVAIPFMHTRPRYFAQIIGELLYWLDENRIFFSSDYALWTPKWLVETFVDFQIPEDMSEYAPLTTDQKKKILGLNAAAVYGIDVPAELQVANPPAMAEPQAVAVA